The nucleotide sequence GAGTCGGGATCGTTGAAAAAGGTACTTTGGCAAGGGGCTGCCCTGTTAGGTGGAGCGGCGCTGCTGTCAAAACTCATTGGTACATTGCAGAAAATACCGTTGCAAAATATCGCTGGTGATGAAGTATTCGGACTATATAGCGCTGTAAATTCATTGGCTATCATGTGGATCACGTTAGCTGCAGCTGGAATTCCGGTAGCCGTTAGCGTATTAGTTGCTGAACGGGTAGCCATTGGAGATGAGCGTGGTGCCAAAAGAGTGCTGAACTGGTCACTCGGTCTTCTGGGGCTAAGTGGGTTACTGATGTTTATTCTTCTGTTCTCTTGTGCGGATCTGTTTGCAAGATGGATGGGAGTAGAGATGGCAGCATCAGCTATTCGAATGTCCTCAATCGCTTTGTTGTTTGCACCTGCAACTGCTGTTCTTCGGGGGTATAAACAAGGGAAAATGCAAATGTTTAAGCCGGCACTCTCACAATTGGTGGAGCAGATTGCACGAGTATGCTTCATGCTTATTGCACTACTATGGGCAGTAAGCATGGCATGGTCCCCGGCCTCAACTGCCGCCGCTGTTCATGGTGGGATGGCTATCGGAGCTGCTGCAGGTTTAATCGTAATGTTAGGGCTGAGATTTCCGCTACGGCTTTGGAAGAAGTCAGCGCCAATTATGGTACGGAGTGTTGGCGCAAAGAAGATATTCACGAACCGACCCTCGATTCGTAAGCTAGAGCTGCCGGAGTCAAGAAGCAAGCTGTTAAAGAGGATTGTAGCGGTAGCGGTTCCTGTTGCGATTGCATCAGTTGTCGCTCCACTGATCGGATTGATCGATGCGTTTTCGATTCCGGGGTTATTACAACAAAATCGAATAGCTCCTGAGCAGGCGATTGCCGAATTTGGCGTCTATCATCGTGGGATTGCCTTACTGCAGCTCGTCGTTATGGCAGCTGGTGGCGCTGCGGCTGCACTTGTGCCCACGTTAACAGCAGCGCGGGCGAAAGGCGACGATAGCGACTCAAGCTCGCGCGCGACGTTCGCGATGCGCATCGCTTGGTGGTTTGGCAGTGCAGCTGCAGTAGGGCTTGCGCTGCTGGCGCTTCCGATCAACATTACGCTATTTGCCGATGACAGCGGCACAACAGCGATGGTGCTAATGGCCATCGCTATGCTCGGTGGCACACTGCAAGCGGTAAGCGCGGCGCTGCTCCAAGGGCTCGGCGACCTCAAGTCGCCCGCGATCAACCTCGCTGCCGCAGCAACCTTCAAGCTCGCACTAAACGCGATGCTCGTGCCCGCTTACGGCATCCGCGGCGCCGCCGCGGCTATGGCTGCGGCCTTCGCCGCCGCAGCACTGCTCAACGCGCTCTCGCTCCGCCAGCGCGTAGAGCTGCCAGCCCCGCGCCTAACCGTCGCGTGGCGCTCCACCGCTTCGCTAGCCGCAATGGCGGCAGCGGTCGCGGTTAGCGTGCTCGCGCTTGGCGCCCTAACGGCCGCCTTGCCGGCTCGCTCCGCAGCGCTGCTGACCGCCCTGCCGGGC is from Candidatus Cohnella colombiensis and encodes:
- a CDS encoding oligosaccharide flippase family protein — translated: MSEISESGSLKKVLWQGAALLGGAALLSKLIGTLQKIPLQNIAGDEVFGLYSAVNSLAIMWITLAAAGIPVAVSVLVAERVAIGDERGAKRVLNWSLGLLGLSGLLMFILLFSCADLFARWMGVEMAASAIRMSSIALLFAPATAVLRGYKQGKMQMFKPALSQLVEQIARVCFMLIALLWAVSMAWSPASTAAAVHGGMAIGAAAGLIVMLGLRFPLRLWKKSAPIMVRSVGAKKIFTNRPSIRKLELPESRSKLLKRIVAVAVPVAIASVVAPLIGLIDAFSIPGLLQQNRIAPEQAIAEFGVYHRGIALLQLVVMAAGGAAAALVPTLTAARAKGDDSDSSSRATFAMRIAWWFGSAAAVGLALLALPINITLFADDSGTTAMVLMAIAMLGGTLQAVSAALLQGLGDLKSPAINLAAAATFKLALNAMLVPAYGIRGAAAAMAAAFAAAALLNALSLRQRVELPAPRLTVAWRSTASLAAMAAAVAVSVLALGALTAALPARSAALLTALPGVMIGAAVFAVALVATGAIAPQQLRELPGIAGSPVERWLLRLHNAISPSKRG